The Candidatus Cloacimonadaceae bacterium genome includes the window ATGTATCGCTCTTACAAAAGGTACCTTGCCTATCGAATTAGCTGGTTTTCAAAGAATACATGAATGGGGGATTTCATTAGTTTCTCATGATGAAAACTTCAGAGCATCGTTCGAACCATTTTCATCTTCCTATGAAGATAGAATCCTCAGTATGAACTGTTTGCATGATCAAGGATGTAAAACTTGGGTTAGTATTGAACCTTATCCAACTCCTAACATATTAGAACAAGACATTATTAAACTTCTTGAAAGTGTAGAATTTGTAGATAGGGTAATATTCGGCAGACTCCATTACAACTATTTAGTCGGTCAGTATAAGCATTATCAGGATTTTTATAATAATTCTGTTATCCAAGTTGTTGACTATTGTGTTTATCATCAGATGTTTTATCATATTAAAGCAAAGACCATAACCGAAAACAATAAGGAGAATGCATGCCTTACGAAAACTCGGCAATCAATCTTGAAACTCGTTTAGCTATAACCATTCAGGAAGAGGCAGTATAATGAATCCGATTAACGCGTTAGTGGATGATTTTTATAAATTTCTACGTCAGAAGACCACGGTCAATTTGGATAATGTTACCAACTGGACACAGATAACGACACCTTTTTTGGGCTTATTCAACGATTCCATTGAGATTTATGTGAAAAAGGAAAAGGAAAAGCTAATCCTATCTGATGATGGCGAGACCATTCACAATCTGGAGTTAAGCGGGGTATCCCTTTCTCGTTCCGCCAAGCGTAAAGATATTCTGGAGAGTATTTTGCTAAACTATGGCGTCACGCTAAACAAGGATTCCGAATTGACGATTGAAGCAAATGAAAAGAGTTTTCCACAAAAGAAATTGAATCTGTTAGCTGCAATTTCGGAAGCCAATGACCTTTACGTCTTGTCCAAGCAAACCGTGGAATCGGTGTTTAAAGAGGAAGTTCAGTCTTATCTGGAAGAACAGAGAATTATCTACACTCCTCATTTCATCTCGAAGGGAAGCACCGGACTGGAATTCACCTTTGATTTTCAAATTGCTTATTATCATACTGAGATTGTAATCAAAGCATTTAATACAGTAAATAAAATGAATTTGCCTCATTTCTTATTTACCTGGAGTGATATCCAACAAGTTCGTGAACGCCAATCAGGGAAAAGAGTAATTGGTTTGGCAATCATCAACGATACTGACCGGGAAGTAAAGTCCGAATACTTGGAAGCTTTAACCAGCAAGGAAGCAGATTATATTCTGTGGGAAAACCGTCATGCTCCAGGAAGTATTTGCAAATTAAAAGCCGTGAATGAATAACTTGTATTAAATTGGAATATGCTAATTTAAGTATCAAAAGCAGTTGTCGTCCTACAGTTCCAATGAAAGGGCGGGAATGGAGTATGTGTTCCAGAGAGTCCTATAGGATTCAGGTCTGAGTCGTATTCGATCTGATCATCTTTGATCCAAGAGGCAAGGGCTTTGATGTAACCTTGCAGCCTTCCAAACTCCCTGATTCTTTTGTGCAGTATATTCTGCAAGTCCCTGCCGGTAACTGTGCTTTTCACAACAAAAAAGAGCCGCCGGCAGGGGGCGCCGACGGCGAATCGGACAAGGATGTCCGTTGTGAGACCTAAGCAGGGAAGCTTAAATTATTTTAGTCCAAGGCTTTCAGGAAGGAGGGCAGATCAGTGCGCGGGGTCAACGGCATTG containing:
- a CDS encoding DUF1828 domain-containing protein; the protein is MNPINALVDDFYKFLRQKTTVNLDNVTNWTQITTPFLGLFNDSIEIYVKKEKEKLILSDDGETIHNLELSGVSLSRSAKRKDILESILLNYGVTLNKDSELTIEANEKSFPQKKLNLLAAISEANDLYVLSKQTVESVFKEEVQSYLEEQRIIYTPHFISKGSTGLEFTFDFQIAYYHTEIVIKAFNTVNKMNLPHFLFTWSDIQQVRERQSGKRVIGLAIINDTDREVKSEYLEALTSKEADYILWENRHAPGSICKLKAVNE